The following are encoded in a window of Natrononativus amylolyticus genomic DNA:
- a CDS encoding HEAT repeat domain-containing protein: MPPSDDDPSARAGSAPDPETAASVPADVADLVDRLLYGDERERRDALESFDELTAERESGAAAVADHLETMLVAEDAETRRRATLVVDSLVDRQPDAFARLRPELAAIGSDIADPARERAVLALSKLALERPDLGAPATETLVAMCHSRIGFDDEPADGIAGPPGAGPPVERVRESPERERRDAVRIHAAGALTRIAAERPDAVVDHVPRVGALLEYEDENHLVRSGACEVLESMARSNPDSAEPFAPALASLVATSVERTVVWRAADALEALAEGAPEAVGEAVASLAAEFGSRLESTHPGLRGASAGLLAYAAEVDPSTVEPFVPRFRDLLADEQPPVRANAALTLGLVDAVEAREELDDLATNDPDEDVRTLARSAVDRLEAAEADDAD, encoded by the coding sequence ATGCCCCCTTCCGACGACGATCCGTCCGCTCGAGCGGGTTCGGCGCCCGATCCCGAGACCGCCGCGTCGGTTCCCGCGGACGTCGCCGATCTCGTCGACCGACTGCTGTACGGAGACGAGCGAGAGCGACGGGACGCGCTCGAGTCGTTCGACGAACTCACAGCCGAGCGCGAGTCCGGGGCGGCGGCCGTCGCGGACCACCTCGAGACCATGCTCGTCGCCGAGGACGCGGAAACGCGCCGTCGGGCGACGCTCGTCGTCGACTCGCTCGTCGACCGCCAGCCCGACGCGTTCGCCCGTCTCCGCCCCGAACTCGCGGCGATCGGCTCCGACATCGCCGATCCGGCTCGCGAGCGGGCCGTGCTCGCGCTGTCGAAGCTCGCACTCGAGCGACCCGACCTCGGAGCGCCCGCGACCGAAACCCTGGTTGCGATGTGTCACTCGCGGATCGGCTTCGACGACGAACCGGCGGACGGAATCGCGGGGCCGCCGGGAGCCGGACCGCCGGTCGAGCGGGTCCGCGAAAGCCCGGAGCGCGAGCGGCGCGATGCGGTTCGAATCCACGCCGCCGGCGCCCTCACGCGCATCGCCGCCGAGCGCCCCGACGCCGTCGTCGATCACGTCCCGCGAGTCGGCGCGCTCCTCGAGTACGAGGACGAGAACCACCTCGTCCGCAGCGGCGCGTGCGAGGTGCTCGAGTCGATGGCCAGATCGAATCCCGACTCCGCCGAACCGTTCGCGCCGGCGCTGGCCTCGCTCGTCGCGACGAGCGTCGAGCGCACGGTCGTCTGGCGGGCGGCCGACGCGCTCGAGGCGCTCGCCGAGGGCGCCCCCGAAGCGGTCGGCGAGGCGGTCGCGTCGCTGGCCGCGGAGTTCGGCTCGCGCCTCGAGTCGACCCACCCCGGACTCAGGGGCGCCAGCGCGGGACTGCTCGCCTACGCCGCCGAGGTCGACCCGTCGACCGTCGAGCCGTTCGTCCCCCGGTTTCGGGACCTCCTCGCGGACGAGCAGCCGCCGGTGCGGGCGAACGCGGCGCTCACACTGGGGCTTGTCGACGCGGTCGAGGCCCGCGAGGAACTGGACGACCTCGCGACGAACGACCCCGACGAGGACGTTCGAACGCTCGCCCGCAGCGCGGTCGACCGCCTCGAGGCGGCCGAGGCCGACGACGCCGACTGA
- the ggt gene encoding gamma-glutamyltransferase, whose protein sequence is MSDSHKKGSESRGDSSPSSDASGPARRDFMKGTAAAFAVAGTGLVPMQAAASEDGGWEAETIRADDGIVAASQPVAAEVGAEVLDAGGNAFDAAAAVQLALTVVDPYGSGLGGSGMMVGYSAADERTYTLNSQVRAPIDASVDIRYDEDGNLKPSNDRRFGGIAVGTPGTLRGLDVMVKNWGTMDLSELAGRPAEIAEDGFEVDERLASVVAGVAWRFNDAAEEIWGTDGDPVQAGETVVQEDLGRTLRLIEDDGIRPFYRGEIAEAIVETVRDAGGVMRMADLQSYRPTLDRPTQIRYDNPHPTIANNEPIDVVSAPAPIEGGYIVPGMLKLLDELDVSDVDSLSAERFNLTWQARAAMENPVITTAADPEFVDVPSSGILDDDFLDTRRDLMTPGERNPDLLDEESDPWAYQAGEPWTTDPPVGIDDEDVPDEHEPPEQDTTHFTVADGDGNVVSFTGTLSSGFGTGAIVPEYGFFLNNSVAQLANSGPTQIGPLRRYTTTVAPTLVLRGGKPLFTCGSPGGIVISQAVADVLVNVLEYGMTLKEAVEHPRMYVFTGQWEPGTPEETIDGLEDLGYEMNASPGGGVGDTQMIAVDQERGELVGVYDPRRGGGVSGVGTDRKRAPRR, encoded by the coding sequence ATGTCAGACAGTCACAAGAAGGGGAGTGAATCGCGAGGCGACTCGAGTCCGTCGAGCGACGCGAGCGGCCCCGCCCGCCGCGACTTCATGAAAGGAACGGCGGCAGCGTTCGCGGTTGCAGGAACCGGCCTCGTACCGATGCAAGCGGCCGCGAGCGAGGACGGCGGCTGGGAGGCAGAGACGATCCGCGCCGACGACGGGATCGTCGCCGCGTCCCAGCCGGTCGCGGCGGAGGTCGGCGCGGAGGTGCTCGATGCGGGCGGGAACGCGTTCGACGCCGCTGCGGCGGTTCAGCTTGCGCTGACGGTCGTCGACCCGTACGGTTCGGGCCTCGGCGGCAGCGGGATGATGGTCGGCTACTCCGCCGCCGACGAGCGGACCTACACCCTGAACAGCCAGGTCCGCGCGCCGATCGACGCCTCGGTCGATATCAGGTACGACGAGGACGGCAACCTCAAACCATCCAACGACCGCCGCTTCGGCGGTATCGCGGTCGGAACCCCGGGTACCCTCAGGGGTCTCGACGTGATGGTGAAGAACTGGGGAACGATGGATCTCTCGGAACTGGCGGGCCGCCCCGCCGAGATCGCCGAAGACGGGTTCGAGGTCGACGAACGACTCGCGAGCGTCGTCGCGGGGGTCGCCTGGCGGTTCAACGACGCCGCCGAGGAGATCTGGGGGACCGACGGCGATCCCGTACAGGCGGGAGAAACCGTCGTCCAGGAGGATCTCGGGAGGACGCTCCGTCTAATCGAGGACGACGGGATCAGACCGTTCTACCGCGGCGAGATCGCCGAGGCGATCGTCGAAACCGTTCGCGACGCCGGCGGCGTGATGCGGATGGCCGACCTCCAGTCGTACCGACCGACGCTCGACAGACCGACGCAGATACGATACGACAACCCCCACCCCACGATCGCGAACAACGAACCGATCGACGTCGTCTCCGCGCCGGCGCCGATCGAGGGCGGCTACATCGTTCCGGGGATGCTGAAACTCCTCGACGAACTCGACGTCTCCGACGTCGACTCGCTGTCGGCCGAACGGTTCAACCTCACCTGGCAGGCTCGAGCGGCGATGGAAAATCCCGTGATCACGACCGCCGCCGATCCCGAGTTCGTCGACGTGCCGTCGTCGGGCATCCTCGACGACGACTTCCTCGACACCCGACGGGACCTGATGACCCCCGGCGAACGAAATCCGGACCTCCTGGACGAGGAGAGCGACCCGTGGGCCTACCAGGCAGGCGAGCCGTGGACGACCGACCCGCCGGTCGGGATCGACGACGAGGACGTCCCGGACGAACACGAACCACCGGAGCAGGACACGACGCACTTCACCGTCGCCGACGGCGACGGCAACGTCGTCTCGTTCACCGGCACGCTCTCCTCCGGTTTCGGCACCGGAGCGATCGTTCCGGAGTACGGCTTCTTCCTCAATAACTCGGTGGCCCAGCTCGCGAACAGCGGCCCGACCCAGATCGGACCGCTCCGTCGGTACACCACCACCGTCGCACCGACGCTCGTGCTCCGGGGCGGGAAGCCGTTGTTCACCTGCGGCTCTCCAGGTGGGATCGTCATCTCCCAGGCCGTCGCGGACGTGCTGGTAAACGTCCTCGAGTACGGCATGACCCTCAAGGAGGCGGTCGAACACCCGCGGATGTACGTCTTCACCGGTCAGTGGGAGCCGGGGACCCCCGAGGAGACGATCGACGGCCTCGAGGACCTCGGCTACGAGATGAACGCCTCGCCGGGCGGCGGCGTCGGCGACACGCAGATGATCGCCGTCGACCAGGAACGAGGTGAACTCGTCGGCGTCTACGACCCCAGACGCGGCGGCGGCGTCAGCGGCGTCGGCACCGATCGCAAGCGGGCGCCGCGGCGCTAA
- a CDS encoding sugar phosphate isomerase/epimerase family protein: MKFGLCTLSRTESPVESVVRTAGDVGYDGVEIWGKDHVDSGDEGVCRSIRDAAQTHDLEIPVYGSYARAGSAEFGDEIADEVAIADRLDADLIRLWAGSQEYGDHDDAHWEAVVEDLETAAELAADRGLAVTVEKHANTLTNDTEGAERLIEAVSHPACLLNWQPVFGMPADEVVADAERLVGLSNNVHIQAVPDPESSPSDRCLLEDAYFDVEAILEVFAADGFDGFVNVEFVTDDVAYEEAIEADLEYLRSLAV; encoded by the coding sequence ATGAAATTCGGGTTGTGTACGCTCTCGCGGACCGAGTCGCCGGTCGAATCCGTCGTCCGGACGGCGGGGGACGTCGGCTACGACGGCGTCGAAATCTGGGGCAAAGATCACGTGGACAGCGGCGACGAGGGCGTCTGCCGGTCGATCCGCGACGCAGCGCAGACTCACGACCTCGAGATCCCGGTGTACGGCTCCTACGCTCGAGCCGGCAGCGCCGAGTTCGGCGACGAGATTGCCGACGAGGTTGCGATCGCGGATCGGCTGGACGCGGACCTGATCCGCCTCTGGGCGGGGAGTCAGGAGTACGGCGATCACGACGACGCCCACTGGGAGGCGGTCGTCGAGGATCTGGAGACGGCCGCCGAGCTCGCCGCCGACCGCGGGCTCGCCGTCACCGTCGAGAAACACGCGAACACGCTGACGAACGACACCGAGGGCGCCGAGAGGCTGATCGAGGCCGTTTCTCACCCCGCCTGTCTGCTCAACTGGCAGCCCGTCTTCGGGATGCCCGCCGACGAGGTCGTCGCCGACGCCGAGCGGCTGGTCGGTCTGTCGAACAACGTCCACATCCAGGCCGTTCCCGATCCCGAGTCGAGCCCGAGCGACCGCTGCCTGCTCGAGGACGCCTACTTCGACGTCGAAGCGATCCTCGAGGTCTTCGCCGCGGACGGGTTCGACGGGTTCGTCAACGTCGAGTTCGTCACCGACGACGTGGCGTACGAGGAGGCGATCGAGGCGGATCTCGAGTACCTCCGCTCGCTGGCAGTCTGA
- a CDS encoding glycoside hydrolase family 3 protein, translating to MVDSPAEMSELSLSEKVGQLLHVGIGLGHLETDEGWPDEEFRTVLEELKPGGVRVYGNHAVTPHFMAQYTNRIQEWAAETSHGHPVLISCDGEYGTVDITRHEAQAYPALMGRTAAGDRTLATDVSSAVARDMLAIGLNMNHQPVVDVNTNPDNPVIGVRSPGSDPETVADYAGAALEGIHAEEQIAVAKHFPGHGDTELDSHEVLPHVRYDRETLEEIHLPPFEAMIEAGVDCIMTSHIVVECLDDSQPATLSRPVLTGLLREELGFDGVVITDAMMMDAIADNYGVGEAAVRAVDAGVDLILTGFVPAADLRETRDALLEAVEEGRLSEERIDRSVERILALKERYDLAERRSVDPLAALETIGGDEGGALAVEAYERSLTLLGNDDLLPLAPDSNVLLTGIRGVHALEPHFDATFGDVVSCSLAPDHARMLDDVKPETEPDSIETQLETLRSLAGAVDVAVVTTYSREEFSEDQRRLVDGLAADLPVVVVSLGLPNEYERLPADVAYLATYLQDRLGMPAPVPDAAAAAIVSTLERDVDAVESLPIE from the coding sequence ATGGTCGATTCGCCAGCGGAAATGTCGGAGCTGTCGCTTTCGGAAAAGGTCGGACAGCTGCTCCACGTCGGGATCGGGCTCGGCCACCTCGAGACCGACGAGGGGTGGCCCGACGAGGAGTTTCGCACCGTCCTCGAGGAGCTCAAACCGGGCGGGGTCAGAGTGTACGGAAATCACGCGGTCACCCCGCACTTCATGGCCCAGTACACGAACCGGATCCAGGAGTGGGCGGCGGAGACCTCCCACGGGCATCCCGTGTTGATCTCCTGTGACGGCGAGTACGGCACCGTCGACATCACCAGACACGAAGCGCAGGCGTATCCGGCGCTCATGGGACGAACGGCGGCCGGCGATCGGACGCTCGCGACGGACGTCTCGAGCGCGGTCGCCCGCGACATGCTCGCGATCGGGTTGAACATGAACCACCAGCCGGTGGTCGACGTCAACACGAACCCGGACAACCCGGTCATCGGCGTCCGTTCGCCCGGCAGCGATCCCGAGACGGTCGCCGACTACGCCGGGGCGGCCCTCGAGGGGATCCACGCCGAGGAGCAGATCGCCGTCGCGAAGCACTTCCCCGGCCACGGCGACACGGAACTCGACTCCCACGAGGTGTTGCCCCACGTCCGGTACGACCGTGAAACGCTCGAGGAGATCCACCTGCCGCCGTTCGAGGCGATGATCGAGGCGGGCGTCGACTGCATCATGACCTCCCACATCGTCGTCGAGTGTCTGGACGACTCCCAGCCAGCGACGCTCTCGAGGCCGGTGCTCACCGGCCTCCTCCGGGAGGAACTCGGCTTCGACGGCGTCGTGATCACCGACGCGATGATGATGGACGCTATCGCGGACAACTACGGCGTCGGCGAAGCGGCCGTCCGGGCGGTCGACGCCGGCGTCGACCTGATTCTGACCGGCTTCGTCCCCGCAGCGGACCTCCGGGAGACGCGCGACGCCCTCCTCGAGGCCGTCGAGGAGGGGCGACTGTCCGAGGAGCGCATCGACCGATCCGTCGAGCGAATCCTCGCGCTCAAGGAGCGCTACGACCTCGCCGAACGGCGGTCGGTCGATCCCCTCGCCGCCCTCGAGACGATCGGCGGCGACGAGGGAGGCGCGCTCGCCGTCGAGGCCTACGAACGGTCGCTGACGCTGCTCGGAAACGACGACCTCCTGCCGCTGGCGCCCGATTCGAACGTCCTCCTGACGGGAATCCGGGGCGTCCACGCCCTCGAGCCCCACTTCGACGCCACCTTCGGCGACGTCGTGAGCTGTTCGCTCGCCCCGGACCACGCGCGCATGCTCGACGACGTGAAACCGGAGACCGAGCCGGATTCGATCGAGACGCAACTCGAGACGCTTCGGTCGCTCGCGGGAGCCGTCGACGTCGCCGTCGTCACCACGTACTCCCGAGAGGAGTTCTCCGAGGACCAGCGTCGGCTCGTCGACGGTCTCGCGGCCGACCTGCCGGTCGTCGTCGTCTCGCTCGGCCTCCCGAACGAGTACGAACGGCTCCCGGCGGACGTCGCGTACCTCGCGACGTACCTGCAGGATCGCCTCGGAATGCCGGCGCCGGTTCCCGACGCGGCCGCCGCCGCGATCGTCTCGACGCTCGAGCGAGACGTCGACGCCGTCGAGTCGCTCCCGATCGAGTGA
- a CDS encoding ABC transporter substrate-binding protein, with the protein MVITDKHGGSNATETALTRRKMLAASSALLAAGAAGCLSGGEDDDGEDGANGGGEAETITTWTSTIPGEMNLNSMASGFPWDEEWIFFEQITTFYADGEVEHELVEDWEYDNDDRTLTVEFADGWYWWNGDQVTAEDIYWTDMVSHHSNPEISQWEDLELVDEMTIVRTFKEEQNPIHIDSMVSGAFGETVRGHRDWYEPWAERLAEASDQEERAELQDELAEEMPIHLSTAVEEGLGNGPYAITEFDEQSIRLELNDDHPYADEMDIPRLEIILAADDALAQRILGGDIDFGSGLLETHIGDAERPDHLDDVVRYDDTYMRNVKFYEQGPGEAHMRTLEVRRAIAHVLDNPDISENYATPSTPREAQTGMTAAVTETFFDDEFIDDFIDYPYQADEDGAIDLMESAGYELDGDDWVDEDGDRVELEMVIPDRHTNIARTVVDQLNEFGFTVDLNVLEGATYNDRRSDVIDWDLTVGEHGGMIAHPWYYFRLEHQHSNDFGEIDVAMDAIEEGETRTPYNGRQTVVDLPTEVGQEDPSGSTEEVNLVELYNEWWITQTDERNQEIAETFAWWFNYYVPMVDLVELETGSFGNTRDFQFDTETNDWQTYRGDYRALRRGRITAGTD; encoded by the coding sequence ATGGTAATTACTGACAAGCACGGCGGTAGTAACGCGACGGAGACGGCGCTGACGCGGCGCAAGATGCTCGCGGCGAGTTCGGCGCTGCTCGCGGCCGGTGCGGCCGGCTGTCTCAGCGGCGGCGAGGACGACGACGGCGAGGACGGCGCCAACGGCGGCGGCGAGGCGGAAACGATCACGACGTGGACCTCGACCATCCCCGGCGAGATGAACCTCAACAGCATGGCGTCGGGGTTCCCGTGGGACGAGGAGTGGATCTTCTTCGAGCAGATCACCACGTTCTACGCCGACGGCGAGGTCGAACACGAACTCGTCGAAGACTGGGAGTACGACAACGACGACCGCACGCTCACCGTGGAGTTCGCCGACGGCTGGTACTGGTGGAACGGCGACCAGGTCACCGCCGAGGACATCTACTGGACCGACATGGTCAGCCACCACAGCAATCCGGAGATCAGCCAGTGGGAGGACCTCGAGCTGGTCGACGAGATGACCATCGTCCGCACCTTCAAGGAAGAACAGAACCCGATCCACATCGACTCGATGGTCAGCGGCGCCTTCGGAGAGACGGTTCGCGGCCACCGCGACTGGTACGAGCCGTGGGCCGAGCGACTCGCGGAGGCGAGCGACCAGGAAGAGCGCGCCGAACTCCAGGACGAACTCGCCGAGGAGATGCCGATTCACCTCTCGACGGCCGTCGAGGAGGGGCTCGGGAACGGCCCGTACGCGATCACCGAGTTCGACGAGCAGTCGATCCGCCTCGAGTTGAACGACGACCACCCCTACGCCGACGAGATGGACATTCCCCGCCTCGAGATCATCCTCGCCGCGGACGACGCGCTCGCCCAGCGCATCCTCGGCGGCGACATCGACTTCGGGAGCGGGCTCCTCGAGACGCACATCGGCGACGCGGAGCGACCCGACCACCTCGATGACGTCGTCCGGTACGACGACACGTACATGCGGAACGTCAAATTCTACGAGCAGGGGCCGGGCGAGGCGCACATGCGCACCCTGGAGGTCCGACGTGCGATCGCGCACGTCCTCGATAATCCCGATATTTCGGAGAACTACGCCACGCCGAGTACGCCGCGGGAAGCACAGACCGGCATGACCGCCGCCGTCACCGAGACGTTCTTCGACGACGAGTTTATCGACGACTTCATCGACTACCCGTACCAGGCCGACGAGGACGGTGCGATCGACCTGATGGAGTCCGCGGGCTACGAACTCGACGGCGACGACTGGGTCGACGAAGACGGCGACCGGGTCGAACTCGAGATGGTGATCCCCGACCGGCACACGAACATCGCGCGAACGGTCGTCGATCAGCTCAACGAGTTCGGATTCACAGTGGATCTGAACGTCCTCGAGGGAGCGACGTACAACGATCGGCGCTCGGACGTGATCGACTGGGATCTCACCGTCGGCGAGCACGGCGGGATGATCGCCCACCCGTGGTACTACTTTCGGCTCGAACACCAGCACTCGAACGACTTCGGCGAGATCGACGTCGCGATGGACGCCATCGAGGAAGGCGAGACGCGCACGCCGTACAACGGACGCCAGACGGTCGTCGACCTCCCCACCGAGGTCGGCCAGGAAGATCCCAGCGGCTCGACCGAGGAGGTCAATCTCGTCGAACTCTACAACGAGTGGTGGATCACCCAGACCGACGAACGAAACCAGGAGATCGCCGAGACGTTCGCGTGGTGGTTCAACTACTACGTCCCGATGGTCGACCTCGTCGAACTCGAGACGGGGTCGTTCGGAAACACGCGGGACTTCCAGTTCGACACGGAAACGAACGACTGGCAGACCTACCGGGGCGACTACCGCGCGCTACGTCGCGGCCGGATTACCGCCGGCACCGACTGA